A stretch of DNA from Kangiella sediminilitoris:
GCTCGCTGGTTCGTTATTGACCCACTTGGTCGTCGGTATGCCTATATTTCGCCTAATCAGGTTCAGCGAGGTAAAGATCTGATTCAGGTGGTTGCCAGTGATTATAATATATTGCGTGAAAAAGCAGGTGAGCTGCACTCTAACGGACAATAATTTTTGGCTATCTGGTCAATTGCAGACGTCAGGGAAGATTTAAGCGATAGGCAGCAACATCGCAGTACCTGGCGTATTGCAGCCCCGATGTTGCTGTCAAATATGACGGTACCATTGGTTGGGTTGGTTGACTCGGCTGTCATGGGGCACCTTCCCGAACCCTATCATCTGGCTGCGGTAGGTCTTGGCGCAGCATTATTTACCTTCATTGTGTGGACCATGGGATTTCTGCGCATGATCACCACGGGTCTCGTAGCTCAGGCCTATGGCGCTGGTAATCATTATGATATCCGGCAATGGCTCTATCTATCATCCATCCTGGCTTTGTCAGTTGCTCTGTTTACCCTATTACTCAATCCATGGATTATTGACCTGATACTATGGTGGGTTGAGGGGTCGAATGAGGTAGAGCAGAGCGTACTGCTTTATTGGAATACCCGAATCTGGGGCTTGCCATTTACACTGTTGAACGCCGTTATGATTGGTTGGTTTATCGGTATGCAAAATGCCAGAGTGCCATTTGTCATGCTGCTTATCATCAATCTCTGTAATGCTGGGCTGGACTTCTTGTTCGTTCAGGGGTTTGGCATGGCAGTAGATGGGGTAGCTATTGCAAGCGTCATATCGGAGATTCTGGGTTTTATTTACGCCGCTATCTGCTTACGCTCATTGCTAAAAAAATATCCGATAAAAGAAAAGCTTCAGCTAGCATTACTGAAATTAAAGCGTTTGTTACGACTTAATGGGGACTTATTGCTCCGTACCTTATCACTTGAGCTGGTATTTTTTACTATCCATTCACGAGGCGCCGAACTGGGAAATGAAGTGATGGCGGTTAATGCGGTACTGTTGAATTTCCTGTTAGTGATATCTAACGGTCTTGACGGTTTTGCCAACGCAGTAGAGGCGCAGGTTGGGCGTGCTCTGGGACGTGATAGCTGGCGTGAATTCAGGGCAAGCATTAATGTTGGTGGATTCTGGTCAATCATCACCAGTCTGCTTTTTTGTCTGATATTTTTGTTGTTTGTTGATACGTTTATTG
This window harbors:
- a CDS encoding MATE family efflux transporter; translated protein: MAIWSIADVREDLSDRQQHRSTWRIAAPMLLSNMTVPLVGLVDSAVMGHLPEPYHLAAVGLGAALFTFIVWTMGFLRMITTGLVAQAYGAGNHYDIRQWLYLSSILALSVALFTLLLNPWIIDLILWWVEGSNEVEQSVLLYWNTRIWGLPFTLLNAVMIGWFIGMQNARVPFVMLLIINLCNAGLDFLFVQGFGMAVDGVAIASVISEILGFIYAAICLRSLLKKYPIKEKLQLALLKLKRLLRLNGDLLLRTLSLELVFFTIHSRGAELGNEVMAVNAVLLNFLLVISNGLDGFANAVEAQVGRALGRDSWREFRASINVGGFWSIITSLLFCLIFLLFVDTFIGWITDIESVRNQAEPYHIYIILIPLVAIWGFWLDGVFVGASAITTMRNSMILAVVIGFIPLYFLTKDYGNHGLWWAFFAFLGMRALTSFWLLYKGILEGRYISLERIKAHQI